One part of the Acidobacteriota bacterium genome encodes these proteins:
- a CDS encoding isoaspartyl peptidase/L-asparaginase encodes MRASACVGLLLTLSMMACQRGGAASPPEAGRARRPAWVLVIHGGAGSARPESTSPERVTAFTEGLKAALTRGKEILERGGSSVDAVEAVIATLEDDPAFNAGKGAVFTHEGRNELDASIMDGATMRCGAVTGVTRVKNPIKLARAVMERSRHVFFAGEGAERFAERVGLELVDPSYFFTQRRWDALQRALEKERSAPAGHGTVGAVALDREGRLAAGTSTGGLTNKATGRIGDSPVIGAGTYADGTAAISCTGQGEQFIRYTVARTVAALVEYKGLTLEQAAHHVIDDVLRPGDGGLIAVGADGSVAMVYSTPSMLRGVADADGRFEVAIW; translated from the coding sequence ATGCGGGCGAGTGCGTGCGTGGGACTTCTGCTGACGTTGTCGATGATGGCCTGCCAGCGCGGGGGGGCGGCGAGCCCGCCGGAAGCGGGACGGGCCAGGCGTCCGGCTTGGGTGCTCGTGATTCACGGGGGCGCCGGATCCGCCCGCCCGGAGAGCACCAGCCCGGAACGCGTGACCGCCTTCACGGAGGGACTGAAGGCGGCGCTGACACGGGGCAAGGAGATCCTCGAGCGGGGAGGAAGCAGCGTCGATGCCGTGGAGGCGGTCATCGCGACGCTCGAGGACGATCCCGCGTTCAACGCCGGGAAGGGCGCCGTGTTCACGCACGAGGGCCGGAACGAACTGGACGCGTCGATCATGGACGGCGCGACGATGCGGTGCGGCGCGGTGACCGGCGTCACGCGCGTGAAAAACCCGATCAAGCTCGCCCGGGCGGTCATGGAGCGCTCGCGGCACGTCTTCTTCGCGGGCGAAGGCGCGGAGCGGTTCGCGGAGAGGGTCGGGCTCGAGCTGGTCGACCCGTCCTACTTCTTCACCCAGCGCCGATGGGACGCGCTGCAGCGGGCTCTCGAGAAGGAGCGCTCCGCTCCGGCAGGACACGGGACGGTGGGCGCCGTGGCCCTCGACCGCGAAGGACGCCTCGCGGCGGGAACCTCCACCGGCGGGCTCACCAACAAGGCGACGGGCCGGATCGGCGATTCGCCCGTGATCGGGGCCGGAACCTATGCCGACGGCACGGCCGCCATCTCCTGTACCGGTCAGGGAGAGCAGTTCATCCGGTACACGGTGGCGCGCACGGTCGCCGCTCTCGTCGAGTACAAGGGGCTGACCCTCGAGCAGGCGGCTCACCACGTGATCGATGACGTCCTCCGCCCCGGCGACGGGGGACTGATCGCCGTCGGAGCGGACGGGTCGGTGGCGATGGTCTACAGCACGCCGTCGATGCTCAGGGGGGTCGCCGACGCCGACGGGCGCTTCGAGGTGGCGATCTGGTAA